Proteins encoded in a region of the Desulfocurvus vexinensis DSM 17965 genome:
- a CDS encoding DUF2156 domain-containing protein, with the protein MKDCVTPVFEPVSLERQDEYLERFARCPQKASDYSFINIWGWAEEYGLQWHFGDSHVWLRQTRPHVVHWAPVGPWNDVDWTRCPVIGCCGAFTRVPEALAVLWQQALGPRVELAEARGHWDYLYSVPELTALSGNRFHKKKNLLNQFVRNYDHNYHTMTPDCVEAALQMQLDWFRWRDAESQELLGAENNAIRRVLQSWDSLRGVFGGVIEVEGQRAAYTVAEHLCERTVVIHFEKAHTRYKGIYQAINQMFLEHEAGGYELVNREQDLGDPGLRKAKESYNPVDYLKKFEVTVRPAG; encoded by the coding sequence ATGAAGGATTGCGTGACCCCGGTCTTCGAGCCCGTTTCCCTGGAGCGCCAGGACGAGTACCTGGAGCGCTTCGCCCGCTGCCCGCAGAAGGCTTCGGACTACAGCTTCATCAACATCTGGGGCTGGGCCGAGGAGTACGGCCTGCAATGGCACTTCGGCGACAGCCACGTCTGGCTGCGCCAGACCAGGCCCCATGTGGTCCACTGGGCGCCCGTGGGCCCGTGGAACGACGTGGACTGGACGCGCTGCCCGGTCATCGGCTGCTGCGGGGCCTTCACCCGCGTGCCCGAGGCGCTGGCCGTGCTCTGGCAGCAGGCCCTGGGCCCGCGCGTGGAGCTGGCCGAGGCGCGCGGCCACTGGGACTACCTCTACTCCGTGCCCGAGCTGACGGCCCTGTCGGGCAACCGCTTCCACAAGAAGAAGAACCTGCTCAACCAGTTCGTGCGCAACTACGACCACAACTACCACACCATGACCCCCGACTGCGTGGAGGCTGCGCTGCAGATGCAGCTGGACTGGTTCCGCTGGCGCGACGCCGAGTCGCAGGAGCTGCTGGGTGCCGAAAACAACGCCATCCGCCGCGTGCTCCAGAGCTGGGACAGCCTGCGCGGCGTCTTCGGCGGGGTCATCGAGGTCGAGGGCCAGCGCGCGGCCTACACCGTGGCCGAGCACCTGTGCGAACGCACCGTGGTCATCCATTTCGAGAAGGCCCACACGCGCTACAAGGGCATCTACCAGGCCATCAACCAGATGTTCCTGGAGCACGAGGCCGGGGGCTACGAGCTGGTCAACCGCGAACAGGATCTGGGCGACCCGGGGCTGCGCAAGGCCAAGGAATCGTACAACCCTGTCGATTACCTCAAGAAATTTGAAGTCACCGTGCGCCCGGCGGGCTAG
- a CDS encoding methyl-accepting chemotaxis protein, whose amino-acid sequence MSIRNKLLLIALAALLGLGCIFIINKIGQSRIATSVRGETAMLQAEIAMLQARRAEKNFLDRKEMVYAERHAQTVADAKAALAQCAEADPELADEIARADTLLDDYRGQFEALVLFMRTLGLTERDGLQGDLRQAVHEAEARIAQARSDALLAALLTLRRHEKDFILRGDPKYLASFSGAMDAMFARLDEHADLSRDDYDAIATQLDAYAARFAEYGRGYQKQAQARDQLIEAVRTAEAEMEALVVRAHEITERNTARQDLFMLLSELAIAIALAGAIALVIRSITGGLARIQKCSRDIAEGDYEACSLARFTGELEALRMDLVVMVGKLVESMEQAEEKSRQAGEQAERAQQAMEEAHREKEHVDTLVGTMGEVAARAAAIADDLTGAARELEAQGQEIVLGTDRQRDRTRETATAMEEMTATVMEVARNAAQSAEGAAQARAKAGEGAALVAEVVEASGQVGTRTGEMKQSLAELARRVESIGQIMNVITDIADQTNLLALNAAIEAARAGDAGRGFAVVADEVRKLAEKTMTATKEVGQAIAGVQEGSAANIRAMEGAGQAVAHSTGLTHKAGGALEEIVAIIADAADRIGSIATAAEEQSSASEQINRSVEEVAEIAAQTSEGMARSAQAIRHVATLAGDLKALIDELRATRR is encoded by the coding sequence ATGTCCATTCGTAACAAACTTTTGCTCATCGCCCTGGCCGCTCTGCTCGGCCTGGGCTGCATCTTCATCATCAACAAGATCGGCCAGTCGCGCATCGCCACTTCGGTGCGCGGCGAGACAGCCATGCTCCAGGCCGAAATCGCCATGCTTCAGGCCCGCCGGGCCGAGAAGAACTTCCTGGACCGCAAGGAGATGGTCTACGCCGAGCGCCATGCCCAGACCGTGGCCGACGCCAAGGCCGCCCTGGCCCAGTGCGCCGAGGCCGACCCCGAGCTGGCCGACGAGATCGCCCGGGCGGACACGCTGCTGGATGACTACCGCGGGCAGTTCGAGGCCCTGGTGCTGTTCATGCGCACCCTGGGCCTCACGGAGCGCGACGGCCTGCAGGGCGACCTGCGCCAGGCCGTCCACGAGGCCGAGGCGCGCATCGCGCAGGCCCGCAGCGACGCGCTCCTGGCCGCCCTGCTCACCCTGCGCCGCCACGAGAAGGACTTCATCCTGCGCGGCGACCCCAAGTATCTCGCGTCGTTTTCCGGTGCCATGGACGCCATGTTCGCCCGCCTGGACGAGCACGCCGACCTCTCCCGCGACGACTACGACGCCATCGCCACCCAGCTGGACGCCTACGCGGCCCGTTTCGCCGAGTATGGCCGGGGGTACCAGAAGCAGGCGCAGGCCCGCGACCAGCTCATCGAGGCCGTGCGCACGGCCGAGGCGGAAATGGAAGCCCTGGTGGTCCGGGCCCACGAGATCACCGAGCGCAACACCGCGCGCCAGGATCTGTTCATGCTCCTGTCCGAGCTGGCCATCGCCATCGCCCTGGCCGGGGCCATCGCCCTGGTCATCCGCTCCATCACCGGCGGGCTGGCGCGCATCCAGAAGTGCTCGCGCGACATCGCCGAGGGCGACTACGAGGCGTGCAGCCTGGCGCGCTTCACCGGCGAGCTGGAAGCCCTGCGCATGGACCTGGTGGTCATGGTCGGCAAGCTGGTGGAGAGCATGGAGCAGGCCGAGGAGAAGAGCCGCCAGGCCGGGGAGCAGGCCGAGCGCGCCCAGCAGGCCATGGAGGAGGCGCACCGCGAGAAGGAGCACGTGGACACCCTGGTGGGCACCATGGGCGAAGTGGCCGCGCGCGCAGCGGCCATTGCCGACGATCTGACGGGCGCCGCGCGCGAGCTCGAGGCCCAGGGCCAGGAGATCGTCCTGGGCACCGACCGCCAGCGCGACCGCACCCGCGAGACGGCCACGGCCATGGAGGAGATGACCGCCACGGTGATGGAGGTGGCGCGCAACGCGGCGCAGTCCGCTGAGGGCGCCGCCCAGGCCCGGGCCAAGGCTGGCGAGGGCGCGGCCCTGGTGGCCGAGGTGGTCGAGGCCTCGGGGCAGGTCGGCACGCGCACCGGGGAGATGAAGCAGTCCCTGGCCGAGCTGGCCCGGCGCGTGGAGTCCATCGGCCAGATCATGAACGTGATCACCGACATCGCCGACCAGACGAACCTGCTGGCGCTCAACGCGGCCATCGAGGCCGCGCGGGCGGGCGACGCCGGGCGCGGGTTTGCCGTGGTGGCCGACGAGGTGCGCAAGCTGGCCGAAAAGACCATGACCGCCACCAAGGAGGTCGGCCAGGCCATCGCCGGGGTGCAGGAGGGCAGCGCCGCCAACATCCGGGCCATGGAGGGCGCGGGGCAGGCCGTGGCCCACAGCACCGGGCTGACCCACAAGGCCGGTGGCGCCCTGGAGGAGATCGTGGCCATCATCGCCGACGCCGCCGACCGTATCGGCTCCATCGCCACCGCCGCCGAGGAGCAGTCCTCCGCCAGCGAACAGATCAACCGCTCGGTGGAGGAAGTGGCCGAAATCGCCGCGCAGACCTCCGAAGGCATGGCCCGCTCGGCGCAGGCCATCCGCCATGTGGCCACCCTGGCCGGGGACCTCAAGGCCCTCATCGACGAGCTGCGGGCCACCAGGCGCTGA
- a CDS encoding NAD(P)/FAD-dependent oxidoreductase, whose amino-acid sequence MSETTPEGAILQRDKETWAIVPRTPMGMLSPDILERIAAVARKWNIPVIKITSGQRIALVGLREQDVEAVWADLGRDIGRATELCVHYVQACPGTAVCRLGVQDSLGLGAELEAKYVGVDFPAKIKMGVSGCPLSCGESKLRDVGVTGVKQGFNVHFGGNAGSRPRVGDQVGENLSRQEALDLVDALLTHYRVHARKRERTARFVERVGIESILAAVR is encoded by the coding sequence ATGAGCGAAACGACCCCCGAAGGCGCCATCCTGCAACGCGACAAGGAAACCTGGGCCATCGTCCCGCGTACGCCCATGGGCATGCTCTCCCCCGACATCCTGGAGCGCATCGCCGCCGTGGCGCGCAAGTGGAACATCCCGGTGATCAAGATCACCTCGGGCCAGCGCATCGCCCTGGTGGGCCTGCGCGAGCAGGACGTGGAAGCCGTCTGGGCCGACCTGGGCCGCGACATCGGCCGGGCCACGGAGCTGTGCGTGCACTACGTGCAGGCCTGCCCGGGCACGGCGGTCTGCCGCCTGGGCGTGCAGGATTCCCTGGGCCTGGGCGCCGAGCTGGAGGCCAAATACGTAGGCGTGGACTTCCCGGCCAAGATCAAGATGGGCGTGTCGGGCTGCCCCTTGTCCTGCGGCGAGTCCAAGCTGCGCGACGTGGGCGTCACGGGGGTGAAGCAGGGCTTCAACGTCCACTTCGGCGGCAACGCGGGCAGCCGCCCGCGCGTGGGCGACCAGGTGGGCGAAAACCTCTCGCGCCAGGAGGCCCTGGACCTGGTGGACGCCCTGTTGACCCACTACCGCGTCCACGCCCGCAAGCGCGAGCGCACCGCGCGCTTTGTCGAGCGGGTGGGCATCGAGTCCATCCTGGCCGCCGTGCGCTGA
- a CDS encoding cupin domain-containing protein: protein MTLTMRTELFKNIPFAQALDLAGLVDYEPGRVVSRTLAQQPTANVTLFSFAAGEGISTHTSPGDALVLVLDGQAQVTIGDATHTVGAGQAIAMPSGVPHGLEAEEPFKMLLVVVKPPKA from the coding sequence ATGACCCTGACCATGCGCACCGAACTGTTCAAGAACATTCCCTTTGCCCAGGCCCTGGACCTGGCCGGGCTGGTGGACTACGAGCCGGGCCGCGTGGTCAGCCGGACCCTGGCCCAGCAGCCCACGGCCAACGTGACCCTGTTCAGCTTCGCCGCTGGCGAGGGCATCAGCACCCACACCTCGCCCGGCGACGCCCTGGTCCTGGTGCTCGACGGCCAGGCCCAAGTGACCATCGGCGACGCCACGCACACCGTGGGCGCCGGGCAGGCCATCGCCATGCCCTCGGGCGTGCCCCACGGCCTGGAGGCCGAAGAACCCTTCAAGATGCTGCTGGTGGTGGTCAAGCCGCCCAAGGCCTAG
- a CDS encoding cyclase family protein, with protein MLLDLSHPIVPGMTTYPGLPGPVVRAHLSREASRAHYAPGTEFHIGAIDMVGNTGTYIDAPFHRHSGGADVAGLPLERLADLPVALVRRAPGAPRAIGPEAFAGLALAGRAVLVQTGHARHWGSAAYFREHPFLTREAAGLLCAAGAALVGIDSLNIDSTADPERPVHTLLLGAGVPIVEHLAHLDALPDPCPGLRFFAVPAPVHALGSFPVRAFALAP; from the coding sequence ATGCTGCTGGACCTCTCCCACCCCATCGTCCCCGGCATGACCACCTATCCGGGCCTGCCCGGGCCCGTGGTGCGCGCGCATCTCTCGCGCGAGGCCTCGCGCGCGCATTACGCCCCGGGCACGGAATTCCACATCGGGGCCATCGACATGGTCGGCAACACCGGCACCTACATCGACGCGCCCTTCCACCGCCACTCCGGCGGGGCGGACGTGGCGGGCCTGCCCCTGGAGCGCCTGGCCGACCTGCCCGTGGCCCTGGTGCGCCGCGCGCCCGGCGCGCCCCGGGCCATCGGCCCCGAGGCCTTCGCGGGCCTGGCCCTGGCCGGGCGGGCCGTGCTGGTGCAGACCGGCCACGCCCGCCACTGGGGCAGCGCGGCCTACTTCCGCGAGCATCCCTTCCTGACCCGCGAGGCCGCCGGGCTGCTGTGCGCCGCCGGGGCGGCCCTGGTGGGCATCGACTCGCTGAACATCGACTCCACCGCCGACCCCGAGCGCCCCGTGCACACCCTGCTGCTGGGCGCGGGCGTGCCCATCGTCGAGCACCTCGCGCACCTGGACGCCCTGCCCGACCCCTGCCCGGGCCTGCGCTTCTTCGCCGTGCCCGCCCCGGTCCACGCCCTGGGCTCCTTCCCCGTACGCGCCTTCGCCCTGGCGCCGTGA
- a CDS encoding cupin domain-containing protein, giving the protein MDKINIQEKFALFTEQWSPRIIARVGDMHVKLGRILGAFEWHSHENEDEMFFVIEGRMTLKFRDRDVELGPGECLVVPRGVEHMPVSQGETKIMMIEPAGTVNTGGNVSERTVEAQWI; this is encoded by the coding sequence ATGGACAAAATCAACATCCAGGAAAAGTTCGCGCTGTTCACGGAGCAGTGGTCGCCCCGGATCATCGCCCGCGTGGGCGACATGCATGTGAAGCTCGGGCGCATCCTGGGCGCCTTCGAGTGGCACAGCCACGAGAACGAGGACGAGATGTTCTTCGTCATCGAGGGCCGCATGACCCTGAAGTTCCGCGACCGCGACGTGGAGCTGGGGCCCGGGGAATGCCTCGTGGTGCCGCGCGGGGTGGAGCACATGCCCGTGAGCCAGGGCGAGACGAAAATCATGATGATCGAGCCTGCGGGCACGGTGAACACCGGCGGCAACGTCTCGGAGCGCACCGTCGAAGCCCAGTGGATCTAG
- a CDS encoding Lrp/AsnC family transcriptional regulator has translation MFDEIDATILTILQENARTSNAEIARRVGMTASAVFGRIRRLEQAGVIRGYAARVDPVAMGLPVLAYVFVRLSAHRRAREVGRALCAVPAVQEVAHLTGEDCFLAKVRCRDTAQLEEVVLGINDIEAVCGTRTVIAFRALREGGAVPAAPAAPAKG, from the coding sequence ATGTTCGACGAAATTGACGCAACAATTCTTACGATTCTTCAGGAAAACGCCCGCACGTCCAACGCGGAGATCGCCCGTCGCGTGGGCATGACGGCCTCGGCGGTCTTCGGGCGCATCCGGCGCCTGGAGCAGGCCGGGGTCATCCGGGGCTACGCCGCCCGGGTGGACCCCGTGGCCATGGGGCTGCCCGTGCTGGCCTACGTGTTCGTGCGCCTGTCGGCCCACCGCCGGGCGCGCGAGGTGGGCCGCGCCCTGTGCGCCGTGCCCGCCGTGCAGGAGGTCGCCCACCTCACCGGCGAGGACTGCTTCCTGGCCAAGGTCCGCTGCCGCGACACGGCCCAGCTCGAAGAGGTGGTCCTGGGCATCAACGATATCGAGGCCGTCTGCGGCACGCGCACGGTCATCGCCTTCCGCGCCCTGCGCGAGGGCGGGGCCGTGCCCGCGGCGCCCGCGGCGCCCGCAAAGGGCTGA
- a CDS encoding MATE family efflux transporter — translation MRRWHMRGGYREVLVVGLPLVASMVSGTVMQFTDRMFLAHHSLEALAASLSASITNFVFMAFFVGVASYVNVFVAQYTGAGQPERVGRSLWQGLWFSLLAAGVMALMALPADGLFALAGHAPEVQAMEVAYYRILCWGSGLAVLGMCLSTFYSGRGLTRTVAVVNMVGAALNIPLDYALINGVWGFPALGIVGAGIATVIAWGVTALLFAVLVFTRANEARFGVLSHWRPDREVFVRLMRFGLPGGAQLFLDVLGFTVFILLMGRLGTSELAASNLVFSLDHFAFMPMVGLHIATETLVGQALGAGDPARAEEATRSALHMCLAWAVLLGLIFLLVPGPLVAAFRPADMPPAQFAPVMEMGRMLLIVVAAYTLFDGMAIIHFGALKGAGDTRFVMACQLACTLGLQVVPVWLVVEVLGWGVYWCWGLLGLSLAGLATAARLRYAGGKWKAMSVITR, via the coding sequence ATGCGCAGATGGCATATGAGGGGGGGCTACCGCGAGGTGCTCGTGGTGGGGCTGCCGCTGGTGGCGAGCATGGTCTCGGGCACGGTGATGCAGTTCACGGACCGCATGTTCCTGGCCCACCACAGCCTGGAGGCCCTGGCGGCCTCGCTGTCGGCCAGCATCACCAATTTCGTGTTCATGGCCTTTTTCGTGGGCGTGGCCAGCTACGTCAACGTGTTCGTGGCCCAGTACACGGGCGCCGGGCAGCCCGAGCGGGTCGGGCGGTCCCTGTGGCAGGGGCTGTGGTTCTCCCTGCTGGCGGCGGGCGTCATGGCGCTCATGGCCCTGCCTGCGGACGGGCTCTTCGCCCTGGCCGGGCACGCGCCCGAGGTCCAGGCCATGGAGGTCGCCTACTACCGCATCCTGTGCTGGGGCTCGGGGCTGGCCGTGCTGGGCATGTGCCTGTCCACGTTCTACTCCGGGCGCGGGCTGACGCGCACGGTGGCCGTGGTGAACATGGTCGGCGCCGCGCTGAACATCCCCCTGGACTACGCGCTGATCAACGGGGTCTGGGGCTTCCCGGCCCTGGGCATCGTCGGCGCGGGCATCGCCACGGTCATCGCCTGGGGCGTCACGGCGCTGCTCTTCGCCGTGCTGGTGTTCACCCGGGCCAACGAGGCGCGCTTCGGCGTGCTGTCGCACTGGCGGCCCGACCGCGAGGTCTTCGTCCGGCTGATGCGCTTCGGCCTGCCCGGCGGGGCGCAGCTCTTCCTGGACGTGCTCGGGTTCACGGTGTTCATCCTGCTCATGGGCCGGCTGGGCACCTCGGAGCTGGCGGCCTCCAACCTTGTCTTTTCCCTGGACCATTTCGCCTTCATGCCCATGGTCGGGCTGCATATCGCCACCGAGACGCTGGTGGGCCAGGCCCTGGGCGCGGGCGACCCGGCCCGGGCCGAGGAGGCCACGCGCAGCGCGCTGCACATGTGCCTGGCCTGGGCCGTGCTGCTGGGGCTGATCTTCCTGCTGGTTCCGGGCCCGCTGGTGGCGGCCTTCCGCCCGGCGGACATGCCCCCGGCCCAGTTCGCCCCGGTGATGGAGATGGGCCGCATGCTGCTCATCGTCGTGGCCGCGTACACGCTCTTCGACGGCATGGCCATCATCCACTTCGGCGCCCTCAAGGGCGCGGGCGACACGCGTTTCGTCATGGCCTGCCAGCTGGCCTGCACCCTGGGCCTCCAGGTCGTGCCCGTGTGGCTGGTGGTCGAGGTGCTGGGCTGGGGGGTCTACTGGTGCTGGGGGCTGCTGGGCCTCTCCCTGGCCGGGCTGGCCACGGCCGCGCGGCTGCGCTACGCCGGGGGCAAGTGGAAGGCCATGAGCGTCATCACCCGCTGA